The bacterium DNA segment GTGAAAGTCCTCGTCGAGCGCCCGGTACGCGTCGAGCAGCTGCTCCGCGCCGCGGCCCGCCTTGTCACGGAAGTCGGTCGCGTAGTCCAGCTGCCGGAACGCCTCGCTCGGGTCGTAGTCGTGGCGCTCCTCGCGGAGGCGTTCGAGCGCAAACCGAAGATAGGCGATGCGGGTGTCGAGCAGGCCTTCCGGCAGGCGCCCGAGCCCGACGAGCATCCGCGGGTCGAGGTGGTCCTCGGTCGCCGGATACCGCTCCGGATAGAACTGCAGCATCATCATGAGGGCGTCGGCCATCACCAGGCCGTACAGGTAGGGACGCTTGTTGAGCGCCTCGCTCGGCTGCCAGCCCCAGTTGTCGGCCTGCTTCAGGAGGCGGAAGCCGACCGCGACGCGCTTCTCGATCGGAAACCGGTACAGCTGATACCCTTCGTCGGCGAGCACCGACGCGTGCACCCCGACCGGGGCGAGCAGGCCGAACGCCCGCAGCATCCACCCGAACAGGCCGACCATGTACTTGCCGGGCTCCCAGTAGATGAAGGGGTGCGCCCGGAAGATCTGCGGCACCGCGTCCACGCCGCCGGCCTCTCCGGCGTAGAGCGGCGGATACTGGCCGTCCGAACGGAGCAGCACGCGGGTCTCCGGCGCCCAGCCCATCCCCTGGTGCTCGACCCTCGCCTGCGGCGGCCCGGGCAGCGTCTCGAGGTAGTCGTCGGGCGTCGCGAACTTGACCGCGACGTCGGGCGAGCCGAGCACCTGGCGCCACGAGGCCTGCAGCACGTCGAGGGCGACGTCGCCGAAGTCCATGAGCTCGAGATCCTGAATGTAGAGGATCAACCCGTTATCCGGGGCCGCGTTGAGCGCCTCCCGAAGAGTTCCCGCGTATTCCTCGACCCCGTGCGTTCGATCGATGGGAAAGTCGAGATACCGGTGCTCCTTGTACTCCGTATCAAAGACGTAGTAGGCGCCCATCATGTAGCCCTGCGAGCGCACTTCCTGCGGATACATTCGCGTGACCGGCCGCCAGATCTCCTGCGACACACGGAAGTGTCGCGGCAGCGCGACGAGCCGCCGCCCGATCAGGAACGGCCGGTGCACGTAGTCGTACGACGGATCGGACGCGGTGTACACGCCCTTCCGGTCGCTGAGGTGCGGGTGGACGGCCGCGTCGATGCCCGCGTCCTCGAGGGCCGGCGCGAACCGCGGATGCACCGAGCATTCGGTGAAGAAGAACACGCGGCGGCGCGGGCGCGGGGCGCCGACCACGTCGTGCAGCATCTCCTGGTTCAGCCGCAGCTCTTCGACGAGCTCCCCCGGCTCGAGCAGCGACGCGTGGGTGTGGTGGGCCGTCGTGTAGAGCGGATAGATCGTGTGATCGCGGTAGGCGCGCCGCAGCTCCTCGAACGTTCGCGGGAGAATCGTGCGGATCTGGTAGAGCAGATCGTTGGAGATGTCCACCGTGACGCGCACGTCCATCGCTTTCGCGAACGCGATGAGGTCGCGGTAGATATTGCGGCCCTCTTTGGCCCGCCGGCGCAGGTAGTTTTCCGGCGGGACGGCCTGCGCGATGCGCGCGTCCGGAACGGCGCCCTGCAAGTGTGCCGGCAGATCCCAGAGCGGCTCGTGAGCATGAAAGGCCAAGATGACGTGAACCGTCTTGGGCACGACTACATCTTACCCCGGTTGGCGGCGTTCGGGGGAGCGGCAGAACGAGGTTAGACGTCGCCCCCGGGCGCGGCGTCTTTGACGACGTCGGCGACGATTTCGTGCGGCAGCCGGCCGGTGCGGCGGGCACGAGCGCGATAGTACTCGATGAGGCGGAGCGGCAGGCCGAGCGCGTGCAGCAGCCCGAGCGAGGCTTCGAACTTGTCGCGGTTCCAAACGCCGGCCGGAGACCTGTCTCGCCGGTCCACAAGCGGCCGTCCGCCCGACATCCTCACACCTCCGCGCCGCTGGGTTTCATGCCCAGCGTCCGCGGCGCCTAGACCGGCGCGGGGCGCCGCCGGCTTGAAACCGCCGCGGCGCCCCGCTCGCACCGACTACCGATATCGCTTCCCGTGACGCCTCGCTCCGGTCAGCGCCTCCGGCGCAGCGCGCCCGCCGCCGCGAGGCCGACCAGCATCGCCGCGAGCCCGAGCCGCCCGGACCGCATCGCCGGATCGGAGGCGGTGTCCTTCAGTGGACGGGCCATGCGGGCCTCTTTGCGCCCCGCGGTGCGACCCCCGGCCGCCGTGTCGAGCCCGAGCCTGTCGGCAGCCGCCTCCCGCCTGAGCGCCGCCATGCGTTCGTTCGCAAGCATTTCGTACATTTGAACATTCCACATCCGAAAGACTCCTTTCGTACCGGTCGAGCAACCCTACGGCAGCAGCGCGGTCCAGGGCAGCAGCCCCACCAGGCGCGCGCCGTCCATCACCGGCAGCGCCTCATAGCCGCCCGTCCGCATCAACATCCCCGCGTCCTCGAGCGACGCGTCCGCTGCGATCGACGGCACCGGCTCGACGATCCGCGCAACGGTCAACCTGTCGAGCACATCGCGCAGCTCATACACGTCCAGGGTGGTCACGTCCGACGGTGTGAGCCGCAGGAGGCCGGTCTCTCTGACCAGGCCGAGGAGACGATCACCATCGGACACCGGCAGCGCGCGAAGGCCGTGCTCTCGGAGGAGCCTGAGGGCCGTCGCGACGGTCGTGCGCGGCGTGATTACGGGCGAAGGTACCGTGCTGTTCCTGACGCTGCTGGTGCGGATATCGATCATGATCGTCCTCCCTTTCCGGGGTCTTCACGTATCCTATCGGGACCTGAACGCCGAATCTGTCCGCTTCGTCGCGCGCAATCTAATCGGCCGCGACGTCGTGCGGCACGAGCGTCTCGCCGGCCGGGCCCGCAACCATCATCGCCGGCCAGCGCCGCTCGTACGTCGTCTGCCGCGGGCTGATCAGCCGGGCAAACTCCCACTCCGTGAGGTCGCCTTGCTCGTGCGCATGCCAGATCCGTTGGATCCGGTCCTGTGCCGCGCGGGCGTCGCCTGCCGGCTCACGCCGCGAGGCCGCCCGCACCGCGATCGCGGCGACAACCGCAACCAACGCCGCCGACAGCACCGCATCCCATAACCACTCTGAACCAACCAGATAGGGCCACATCCCGTAACTGCCTCCCTGACGAACCAGAAAGCCATTCCGACCACTTGCAGGGGCTCGTCTAACCTGCTATATTGTCTTTACTGGTGACAGCCTACCACGCCCGACCTAACTTGTCAAATGTTATTTGAGGGTTATGTTATGGGGAACATTGAGGTGGGGGCGAAACAAACGGTGTTAACAGAGTACACCTTTGAGTTCAGCGGAGGACGGCTCTGCCTGGACTTCGTCAACACCCTGGGCGGAGCGCGCAAGACTCCAAAGGAGCACCTGCACAACTACCTCGATCTGCTCGCATGGGGACGCCAGGCCGGCCTGCTCGACGATGACGCGGTGCAACGGCTGACACAACTCTCGAAGCGGCGGCCCGATGAGGCCGCGCGGACGCTCCGCGACGCGGTGGCGCTGCGCGAAGTGATGTTCCGGATCTTCTGCGGCGCGGCGGACTGTCAGCCTCAGGCCGAGGAGGACATGAAGGTCTTCAATGCCGCCCTCAGCCGAGCGCTCGCCCACGTCCGGCTCGCCACCAGCCAGGAAGGGTGCGTCCGCCTCTGGGGAGACGGCGACGACGATCTCGACCGCGTGCTGTGGCCGGTGCTGCGGTCTGCGATGGACGTGCTGACGTCAGAGCACGAGCGGACCCGCGTGCACAAGTGCGAGAGCCCGACCTGCGACTGGTTGTTCCTCGACACGAGCCGCAACCACAGCCGCCGGTGGTGCGACATGAACACTTGCGGCAACCGCGCGAAGGCGCGCCGGTACTACGACCGGCATAAGCATACGGACGCGCACGACTAAGGGGCGGCGGCCGCGCATCCTTACAATTCGAACGGCAGGGCGAAGGTCGGGGCCGCGGTGTGGCGGTCCCGCCTCGGCAGGTCGGGCCGGCTGCGGAACCAGCGGACGAGGTCGACCAGATCCCGCACGATCGCCTCGAAGTAGCGTCCGCCCTTCTCGCGGCTCGCGTACTGCGGCAGTCCGTTCGATCCGGTCTCGGAAAACGACGACGTCCAGTCCATGATCCCGGCCGGACCGGAGCCGAGCGTGATGTCCCGGTAGTGCCACCGGTCGGCGCCGGGCAGCTTCATGTAGCTCGGAATGTCGCCCTTGATCCGCTCAGTCCGGACGCCGTCGGGATTGATGTGCCAGTAGAGCGATGTCTCCATCTCGCAGGCGTGCGCGCAGCCGCCGACCGGAGACTCGCGCACCGCGTTCCAGTCCTTCACCGCGAGATGCCACCAGCCGAGCGACATGCAGGCGGCGTCGGTCTGCAGGCTGACCTGCCGCGCCGCCATTTCCACAAGCGGCGCGTTGGAGCCGTGTCCGTTGATCATGATGATGCGCTTGAACCCGTGAAAGGCGACGGACCGGCCGATGTCGATCAGCAGTCTCACGAACGTCGACGGCTCGATGGTGACGGTACCCGGGAAATCCATCACGTGGTGCGTGTAGCCGTAGGCCACTTCCGGCATGACGAGCATATCGGCGGGCGAACGCGTCGCGGCTTCCATCGCGAGCGCGCGCACCTGCCTGGTGTCCGTCTCGAGGGGCAGGTGGTGACCGTGCTGCTCCGTCGCGCCCACCGGGAGAACCACGACTTTCTTCAGCGCGACCGCCTCGTTGATCTCCTGCCACGTCAACGCGTCATAGCGCACTTCGCGCGATGCGCGATCGCGCAGCGATTCCGCCATCGTCACACTCCCCCCCGCTTCGGGCCGGTCCGGCCCGCTCACTCCGCGATATCGTACCATCGGCCGCCGCGCGGCCGGACGACGTAAGGCGCCAGCGCATCCGCGTCGGCCCGCACGCCGCTGCCCGGCCCGTCGGGCACGACGAACTCGCCGGCCTCGGTCTCGAACGGCGCGTCGATGAGACCGGACGCCAACTCCACCATCTGCGGCTGGTATTCCACCATCATCAACCCCGGCGCCCACGCCGCCACCTGCAGCGACGCGGCGATGTAGCCGAAGAGTCCGACGCCGAGGTGCAGGGTGAG contains these protein-coding regions:
- a CDS encoding CBS domain-containing protein, which produces MIDIRTSSVRNSTVPSPVITPRTTVATALRLLREHGLRALPVSDGDRLLGLVRETGLLRLTPSDVTTLDVYELRDVLDRLTVARIVEPVPSIAADASLEDAGMLMRTGGYEALPVMDGARLVGLLPWTALLP
- a CDS encoding TrkA C-terminal domain-containing protein, which translates into the protein MPKTVHVILAFHAHEPLWDLPAHLQGAVPDARIAQAVPPENYLRRRAKEGRNIYRDLIAFAKAMDVRVTVDISNDLLYQIRTILPRTFEELRRAYRDHTIYPLYTTAHHTHASLLEPGELVEELRLNQEMLHDVVGAPRPRRRVFFFTECSVHPRFAPALEDAGIDAAVHPHLSDRKGVYTASDPSYDYVHRPFLIGRRLVALPRHFRVSQEIWRPVTRMYPQEVRSQGYMMGAYYVFDTEYKEHRYLDFPIDRTHGVEEYAGTLREALNAAPDNGLILYIQDLELMDFGDVALDVLQASWRQVLGSPDVAVKFATPDDYLETLPGPPQARVEHQGMGWAPETRVLLRSDGQYPPLYAGEAGGVDAVPQIFRAHPFIYWEPGKYMVGLFGWMLRAFGLLAPVGVHASVLADEGYQLYRFPIEKRVAVGFRLLKQADNWGWQPSEALNKRPYLYGLVMADALMMMLQFYPERYPATEDHLDPRMLVGLGRLPEGLLDTRIAYLRFALERLREERHDYDPSEAFRQLDYATDFRDKAGRGAEQLLDAYRALDEDFHNAARWRRVLLEAREHCRNVFLCLDHLQRTWMAAGEVDFLIDAMYRYLYDLYPPRFPEILDEVDRGTEAERVYLGTRLVHFAIPPESAIAGRPLSALAVSPDSLVVALRRGTRMLVPRGDTVLHGGDHITVATTRGDGVRLEEIIAPR
- a CDS encoding ABATE domain-containing protein — its product is MGNIEVGAKQTVLTEYTFEFSGGRLCLDFVNTLGGARKTPKEHLHNYLDLLAWGRQAGLLDDDAVQRLTQLSKRRPDEAARTLRDAVALREVMFRIFCGAADCQPQAEEDMKVFNAALSRALAHVRLATSQEGCVRLWGDGDDDLDRVLWPVLRSAMDVLTSEHERTRVHKCESPTCDWLFLDTSRNHSRRWCDMNTCGNRAKARRYYDRHKHTDAHD
- a CDS encoding creatininase family protein — its product is MAESLRDRASREVRYDALTWQEINEAVALKKVVVLPVGATEQHGHHLPLETDTRQVRALAMEAATRSPADMLVMPEVAYGYTHHVMDFPGTVTIEPSTFVRLLIDIGRSVAFHGFKRIIMINGHGSNAPLVEMAARQVSLQTDAACMSLGWWHLAVKDWNAVRESPVGGCAHACEMETSLYWHINPDGVRTERIKGDIPSYMKLPGADRWHYRDITLGSGPAGIMDWTSSFSETGSNGLPQYASREKGGRYFEAIVRDLVDLVRWFRSRPDLPRRDRHTAAPTFALPFEL